The Miscanthus floridulus cultivar M001 chromosome 7, ASM1932011v1, whole genome shotgun sequence genome includes a region encoding these proteins:
- the LOC136466063 gene encoding uncharacterized protein produces the protein MDPQAEAGAATVLGADPAALTALLADLTASANEARSRAEQQFHALRGSHPDTLALSLAHLLLSPAHPSAPIAAVLLRRLIAPSSQSFVYLVLSPATQSSLHALLLSAASTPTLPRSVSRKLSDAVVELASFLLPANAWPDLLSFLYKSIDSPSSLPGLQESALNILACKASHLAASFPNLHGLLLAALSHSSSADVRVAGLNTTISLIQSLPSAAIVRAPRPTPVAARAVLREEQG, from the coding sequence ATGGATCCACAGGCGGAGGCGGGCGCGGCGACGGTGCTGGGCGCTGACCCGGCGGCGCTAACGGCGCTGCTGGCGGACCTCACCGCCTCGGCCAACGAGGCACGGTCGCGGGCGGAGCAGCAGTTCCACGCCCTTCGTGGGTCCCACCCGGACACGCTCGCGCTGAGCCTCGCGCACCTGCTGCTCTCCCCGGCGCACCCCTCCGCGCCCATCGCCGCCGTGCTGCTACGCCGCCTCATCGCCCCATCATCCCAGTCCTTCGTCTACCTCGTGCTGTCGCCCGCCACGCAGTCCTCGCTCCACGCGCTGCTCCTCTCGGCCGCCTCCACGCCTACGCTCCCTAGGTCCGTCTCTAGGAAGCTCTCcgacgccgtcgtcgagctcgcctCCTTCCTCCTGCCCGCCAACGCGTGGCCAGACCTACTCAGTTTCCTGTACAAGTCCATCGATTCCCCGTCCTCCCTGCCGGGACTGCAGGAGTCGGCGCTCAACATCCTAGCCTGCAAGGCCTCCCACCTTGCAGCCAGCTTTCCCAACCTCCACGGGCTCCTCCTCGCCGCGCTCTCCCACTCTTCTTCCGCCGACGTGCGCGTTGCAGGGCTCAACACGACCATCAGCCTCATCCAGTCCCTTCCTTCTGCCGCCATAGTGCGGGCACCCCGCCCCACCCCCGTGGCTGCGCGGGCCGTCCTGCGAGAAGAGCAGGGCTAG